A region from the Lytechinus variegatus isolate NC3 chromosome 6, Lvar_3.0, whole genome shotgun sequence genome encodes:
- the LOC121417506 gene encoding uncharacterized protein LOC121417506, whose product MATNFNPDQQCEGKECQSITDVTYYVEEKKRLCDDCASKEGCVARVKRGVPNIYCEEHDEKVKLYCKSHGVPLCYSCAMVKHRRNCEQQDINDAINDNGARLTVLKEKGRDKLKEGRLYEDKIDQCTKDTDSHLQALKDEVNSIIEDAISIDKVKEKMEADKINQEFDDENQELQEEIMKINEKIRTKNKEREKQLELIHTNAQIRQRHMDNKKIGLHRDIDNIVKEKDRKIRELMKSLQDETKTIENAIQTIDTVLEDDKNIVKDGHSVNMSVSDKLKKPLYKNDVKQITDRISGVRFVKGVGREKYDGRIGGYDGEWMLSDTINVKDKMTRPCIVGCIDECNVIITDRVSGSLHTYMLDMNTKHIQRVRTGTDTSWVRSCALLNDNMIVCGRWCDGCKGDSLTGCISVYDRQWMRINDVTIPRNTTDDISWVDVAVDRDGMITAIECDQSKIYVINPAKSKIVNTITCKEDVVMLGVLSSGHTIAQSDPPDERVLIIDRQGGQREIPHNDDILNVSVDPITDDLYVVTSDDEWKTCLIDQVMSGNEVKMRRVTSFPLTTRLNDGGDRVLYLVQSRVMISSSGKIIACDGDSILVFEKRISL is encoded by the coding sequence GTGATGACTGCGCCTCTAAAGAAGGATGCGTCGCAAGAGTTAAAAGAGGTGtaccaaatatttattgtgaagagcatgatgaaaaggtaaaattatattgtaaaagTCATGGTGTTCCATTGTGTTATTCATGCGCTATGGTCAAACACCGGCGTAATTGCGAGCAACAAGATATAAATGATGCAATAAACGACAATGGGGCGAGACTAACAGTtctaaaagaaaaagggagggacAAATTGAAAGAAGGTCGTCTTTATGAAGATAAAATTGACCAATGCACGAAAGACACAGACTCCCATCTACAAGCTTTGAAAGATGAAGTTAATTCGATAATCGAGGATGCAATTAGCATAGATAAAGTCAAGGAGAAGATGGAGGCTGACAAAATCAACCAAGAATTTGATGATGAGAATCAAGAACTTCAAGAAGAGATTATGAAGATTAATGAGAAGAttcgaacaaaaaataaagagagagagaaacaactTGAATTAATCCATACAAATGCACAGATTAGACAAAGACACATGGACAATAAGAAGATTGGTCTTCATAGAGACATTGATAACATTGTTAAAGAGAAGGATAGGAAGATCAGAGAGTTGATGAAATCATTACAGgatgaaacaaaaacaatagaGAATGCAATACAGACCATAGATACAGTACTAGAAGACgataaaaacattgttaaagaTGGCCATAGTGTGAACATGTCAGTGAGTGATAAACTAAAGAAACCACTTTATAAGAATGATGTGAAACAAATCACTGATAGAATATCAGGtgtgaggtttgtgaagggTGTTGGGAGAGAGAAGTATGATGGTAGGATTGGTGGGTATGATGGCGAGTGGATGCTTAGTGATACAATCAATGTCAAAGATAAAATGACACGCCCATGTATTGTGGGATGCATAGATGAATGTAACGTGATCATCACTGACAGAGTCTCAGGTAGCCTGCATACATACATGTTAGATATGAACACTAAACACATCCAGAGAGTGAGAACAGGTACTGATACATCATGGGTAAGATCCTGTGCATTACTGAATGATAACATGATAGTATGTGGTCGATGGTGTGACGGTTGTAAAGGGGACAGTTTGACTGGATGCATCAGTGTGTATGACAGACAATGGATGCGCattaatgacgtcacaataccaaGAAACACAACGGACGATATCTCATGGGTGGATGTAGCTGTTGACCGTGATGGGATGATCACCGCTATTGAGTGTGATCAGTCTAAGATATACGTCATCAACCCAGCTAAGAGTAAGATCGTAAATACCATAACATGTAAAGAGGATGTAGTGATGCTAGGTGTGCTATCATCAGGTCACACTATCGCTCAATCTGACCCTCCTGATGAGAGAGTACTAATCATAGACAGACAGGGTGGTCAAAGGGAAATCCCCCACAATGATGACATCTTGAATGTCAGTGTTGATCCTATAACAGACGACCTCTACGTCGTGACATCGGATGATGAGTGGAAGACGTGTCTGATTGATCAGGTGATGAGTGGGAATGAAGTGAAGATGAGAAGAGTGACGTCATTCCCTCTAACAACTAGACTGAATGATGGGGGTGATAGGGTGCTTTACCTTGTTCAATCTCGTGTAATGATCTCATCATCAGGCAAGATAATTGCTTGTGATGGAGATAGTATTCTCGTATTCGAAAAGAGAATCTCACTATAG